In Trichomycterus rosablanca isolate fTriRos1 chromosome 5, fTriRos1.hap1, whole genome shotgun sequence, the sequence GTGTAATATGTTCTGTTTTTTTCAGTCTATGATTTTCCTGGTGCGAGACTGGAGTTTTCCATATGAATTTCCCTACGGACAAGAGGGAGGGATGAAGTTTTTGGAAAAACGACTAAAGGTCAGACAGTTACTCTACATCAGTGCTGAGTGTGTGATCGTAGTTACTCAGATCAGACTGACTCAGCAGGTGGGCAGAAGGGAAAAAATTTATCACTGCATGGAAAACAAAGTGACATCTATAGGTTTATTTTTGTAAGGTATTGAACCAtcaagctgaaacactaaatcgttcAAAGGTGCATCAGCTGGAGGTTAAAAAAGGAAAACCAGCGTTGTTGGTTAAAGGTGGTTAATGAAGCGAGTGCTGAAAACCTTACTGCATTTTGCATTCCCTGGTGGTTGCTTTTCCAGATCAGTCTTtaaatagatacacacacacacctaacagaaGCAGTAGCTGCCCTTTCCATAAAAATAAGCCAAGAGAAAACAAGGTATGCTCTCTTGGACTCCCAACCCATGGCTGAGACATATAGCATGTAATTTTTAATACATAATCTCATTTGAATTTAAAGAAATACTACATTACAGTGCAATTAGCTGATTGATAGCATCAGGGGAAAAatccgtacaatggctgaccctgcgctctgaccccagttttcaaacaagctggtgtatgtggaaaaagtgtatatgtatatatgacagataAAGGCACTCTTAAAATTTGTGACATGTAATACAAGTAACTACCATCTACCCAACTTTGAACATCCCTGACCGTGACATCCATCCACAAGTATACAGTACAAGTTCTTATGTTAAATGTTTCCCATACTGTACGTTTTAAGAAGTATTTATGACCAGGTCCATGATACACCACCCTGATACAGAGAGGGGTAAGAGCTTATATTAGCTACCCCACAATTGTAGATTTGAACCCTCAATCTTCTGAGTAACAGCCTAGCATCCTATTCATTGAGTAAATGTTGCtaatgaatgtttgtgtgtgtgtttagatctCAGAGAACCAGCATGAGGAGTTGCAAAATGTGAGAAAGCACATTCACTCCTGCTTCACCAACATCTCCTGCTTCCTCATGCCCCATCCCGGCCTTAAGGTTGCCACCAACCCCCACTTCGATGGCAGACtcaaaggtacacacacacacacacacacacacacaaacacacaggcaTGTGATAATTTAGGCTCAACAAATCACAGTGGAAACTTTAATACCAGTACTATCTGAGTAATGCATTAACGTGACCTGCATTTTAGAGATCGATCCAGAATTCATTGGTAACCTGAAGGTGCTGGTGCCGTGGTTACTCAGCCCCCAAAACTTAGATGTGAAAGAAATCAACGGCAGCAAAATTACCTGCAGAGGCCTACTGGAATATTTTAAGGTAGGGACTTCATGCAATGTCACTTGAAATGAAGTTTTTGAACCGTGACACAGCAAGTTGTTTTATTAAGCAGAACCGGTGAATTAAATTGAAGTTGGACTGTAATTATGTAACACACACTATATGATAGTGACCAAGTCCCAAACTAACTTTGTCTGACTACCTGAACTTTGTTTTTACTCAGGCATATATAAAGATTTACCAGGGAGAAGAGCTGCCACACCCAAAATCCATGCTACAGGTACAGCAAACACTTAACACCAACCACTACATAATCGAAAAAAGAGTGCTTATACCGAAAATCACTAAATTAGTATTGTTTTAGCATTAAAACTCTGCAGACCTTAAACCAAGAAACGGTGACATCAGCACCTCAACTAGCATTAAAATAAGCATACCAGTAATCCCATAATGATCCGGGCTTGGGGCTTAAGCTAAGAGCGCATTTAAAAGCACACTTCACAAAAGATAGGCTGTTTGTCTGccctagacatagccaatcatgtctgtgtagacgcctggctggctgatagtaCAGATTTGAATTCCGGATCTTAGCGATACTGGGCTAGCGTATTCTACCGCTGCAGcatacacatttaaaaatccATTTTAAAGCCGCAACACAAAGTGGGCAGAAAGGCAGGAGTGTGGATACTTTTGGAGTGTGGATGCTGCTGCACAATGTCTGAGAAACTCAGCATTAATgttgccttcacagatgtgtaaGTTGCTCATGCCATTGGCACCAGCATACCCCCACCTCACCCTACAGACATCAGTGTTCAaaccatataataataataacatgataCAGACTACATTTATTTGTATCCAACATTTTCAAAAACCATACTAGTACTAGTAGGCTGACTGTATATTTTGGTGTTTGTGTTCAGGCCACGGCAGAAGCGAATAACCTGGCGGCTGTAGCTGCAGCTAAAGACCTGTACAACAGAAAGATGGAGGAGGTGACAGACCGGACAGTTCAAACACACCTTCATCTGAATATTTGTTGATCGATATTTGATCAGTGTCTTTATCTTTTCTCCTTCTCTCTTAAACACAATTATTTCCTTTTAACAGGTAAGTGGAGGTGACAGGCCGTTCCTGGCCCCGAGCGAGCTGCAGGCTCGTCACGCGGAGATCCGTAACGAAGCGCTGGCTGTGTTCCGCGGTGTGAAGAAGATGGGCGGCGAGGAGTTCAGTCGCCGTtacctgcagcagctggagACTGAGATCAACGAGCTCTTCGTGCAGTACATCAAGCACAACGACTCCAAGAACATCTTCCACGCGGCACGGACGCCCGCCACGCTCTTCGTGGTCATCTTCGTCATGTACGTGGCAGCAGGTATCACTGGCTTTGTGGGCGTGGACGTGATCGCCAGCGTGTGCAACATGGTGCTGGGCTTTTCGCTCATCACACTGTGCACCTGGGCCTACATCCGTTACTCTGGCGAGTATCGAGAGCTCGGTGCCCTCATAGACCAGGTGGCAGGAGCGCTGTGGGATCAGGTGAGCAAACATCGTGTTTGTTACTACTCTCTTTAAATACTTGATGCATGTTAGTACATGAATATCATGCAACCcttctatttatccaggcttgggacaggCACTAATGGTGCACTAATGGCTTTTCCCAATGGCTGGGTTTAGGTACTGCCATGCGCATTCAGTATTTGTGAGCCGAGCCTAAGATTCGAACCCCTGGCACCCAGGCACTGCTCTTACCATTATGCCACACAAGCTCTCAGGTCAGGTGTCGCATATAGTGTTTTTATGGTTTTTTATACTTCAGTTTATTTTCCTGAtgtactttttacattttttccaATTGTCCCCACAAGGTAGTTATATTCAATTACCCGATCAAATTTCGCTCCCTCTGCTGTTGCTGACCTCTACATGTGCAatagccgactgcttctttttacctgcttgTGGCAGGTTTATATAAAAATCCGtattgtgcatggagagtcacacaccaatCTCCGTTACTCCACTATTACTCCACTACTACTCCACTACTACTACAGTGCCTCCCAAGTGGCCATGAAAGtttaatcttaaaaaaaaacaataaaagtacatttctgAATTTCTTAGTATTTGGTGAGGTCGTATTTAAAACTGGTAAACAGTGCCTGCAGATTCATTATGAGGAGATCAAATCTACATGCACACAGTCATCTGAGCATGGACTTTACTGGAAAAAATCTGACCCTCAGTACAAAGGAATTAACATGGTCAGTATTGCAAAAGTGCTTATTCGCTTTTAGGTGGTGTTAAATTTGAAtagtggcgcccaggtggcgcagcgggatattctgctagcacaccagcgccgagattctgaactccccagttcgagtctcggctctgctaccagtcggctgggcgccatctggcgggcacaa encodes:
- the atl1 gene encoding atlastin-1: MVKDKKDRDSWGSFVDKHVFEWSSDEEEPDGKARPVQVLLVKDDHTFELNEAALSRILLAKDLRDREIVAVSVAGAFRKGKSFLMDFMLRYMYNQASEEWLGDSDEPLTGFTWRGGSERETTGIQIWSEVFLVDKPDGNKVAVLLMDTQGTFDSQSTLRDSATVFALSTMISSMQVYNISQNVQEDDLQHLQLFTEYGRLAMEETCLKPFQSMIFLVRDWSFPYEFPYGQEGGMKFLEKRLKISENQHEELQNVRKHIHSCFTNISCFLMPHPGLKVATNPHFDGRLKEIDPEFIGNLKVLVPWLLSPQNLDVKEINGSKITCRGLLEYFKAYIKIYQGEELPHPKSMLQATAEANNLAAVAAAKDLYNRKMEEVSGGDRPFLAPSELQARHAEIRNEALAVFRGVKKMGGEEFSRRYLQQLETEINELFVQYIKHNDSKNIFHAARTPATLFVVIFVMYVAAGITGFVGVDVIASVCNMVLGFSLITLCTWAYIRYSGEYRELGALIDQVAGALWDQGSTNEALYKLYNVAAHHKQLYNHAFPKHQPEQQPEQDKKTN